The genome window ATTCACTATGCAGCCGATTCTTGACTTCTGAAGGATCTGCTGTCTCAAAAAATAGTTCCAGCGCCTCGATCAGATTTCGTCGCGCTGCTTCTATATTGTCACCTTGGCTGGCAATATCAAGTTCTGGGCAAAGGGATACATATCCATCGCCTTCTCGTTCAATAATTGCTGTAAACTGTTGTGTTGACTTCATAATTTGAAGTGGCGGACTGCCAAGCTCAAACAATTATACTTTTATTTGGATATCATATCACATCGATCGCTCTTTTGCGGACAGGTCGATCGCCCTATGCCATGCTAGCTTGGTTTAAATAGTCACGGGCGATCGGTGCTAGTCAAATATACCTACGAGCGGAGATTTTTTAAATATAATGAAATCCTAAAGAATTAATAGAACTGCAAAAATTGTACTAACCTTAGAGGTAAAGTCAATTAAATTAAAAAATTTTCAACTATGTCAGATAAACCTTTTAACATCCGCCAACTAAATGGGCTAGATTATGACGAAGCAGAACCACTCCTGGAAGATTATCAGGAAACGCTAATCGAGCTATTTGTCAATTCTCCCGAAGGAGAAGAATACTGTAAAACTTATCCAGACGTTGGATTTTGGATCTCGCAGTTCATTTATTACGGTTTCGGCTATGAAGGTTTTACGCTGCCTAGCATGAAAGTGGAAGATGTGGCAACTGTAGTCGAAGAGTTGTTTCCCAGGAAAGTGAGTTTGCTTTCGCCGGAAGAAGGTGAAAATGCTATCCCGGAATTATTGGCGTTCTGGCAATTTTTGAAGCGAGAATTTAAACTGCGAAATGCCACTTCAATTATCAAATACCTGCGGGATATCGAGCCGGAATTTAAGGAGATTATGGAAGATTCCTCTAAATTTGGATTTGCCAAATCCTTTGTAACTCTCGGTCTGCAAGCAGGGTTTGATATGAGTACGGGGGAAGGTCTAACACAATTTCAGGAGATATATAATGCTAGCATTGCTCCTATAATTGCAGCTAAAAACTCCGAGACATCGGGATTTTCCAGCAAACCGATAAGTGGTAGTGCTGTCAATGAATCTAAGGCAAGTAAAGAAAAACAAAAAAAAGCAAAAAATACGGCTGCTGAATCGAGAAAACGCAACCGCACTAAGAAAAAATGAGGTTTAGCAAGTATCTATCCTCACTTCACCCTTCTTCTGATTCTTCTCAGCATCCTGTTAGCTTCTTCCCTCCCGCGAAACTTCCAAACTAATAAATAACACATCAAACAAAACCCGAATATTCCTAACACGATCGCACTTTCTTCCGGTGAGTTGATACTTCCATCGAACTTCCCGCTATTGGGACTTGCTTGAATGTTGTTAGTTCGATCGATCGTGCGATCGCCCGCTTGCAAGTTAAAATTGTGTTGTTCGATCGCATTACTCTTTTTAAATGTGCGATCTATTTTTTGAAATGACTTCGCCTGTTCGCAGCTTGTTAAGGATAATCCAATAAGGATAAAAATTAGGAAATAACAGGGCGATTTCACGATTTTTACTTCCATTTATGGAGAAAGCGACTAAATGAATATAGGACTGACTCGTGGGAAGGCAGAAACCGGGTTTTTTGGGAAATACTTCATACACAGCGACCGATTCCGTGGAAAACGCGGTTTCTTTGGTCTGAGCGCGTAATTCCTGGGAATAATTTCTACAATAGCGGTGTATGATTTTCTCGATCGCACATTAATACGATCGTACCATTTTTTTCAAGTCGCAGCTACGGGTAAGGAATCAGTATTGCCGAGATGTGGTAACAAAACGGGCGATCGCGCTGATTCAAGCGCTATAATCTAGCTAATAGATTGCATTCAAATTCTGTTGGTTAATTGCAGATATTTGTCAGGATACGGCAGTGCCGTATCCCTACCCGAATTGTTTGTAGGGACAGGACACTGCGGTGTACTCTAACCTGGATGTTATTCAATCTCAATTAGATAGCAAACAATGACAATGAAAGAATTAGAAAAAAAACTACTTGCCTTAACTCCCAGTGAAAAAAGTCAGGCAATACAGCTATTGGTCGAAAGTTTAAGCAATACTTGGCAAGGAATAGAAAAAACTCAGGGCGTGTGCGGTGGCGATGCGAGAATTGCCAAAACTCGCATACCTATTTGGTCGCTGGTAAATTATCGCATTATGGGTGCAAATGATGTGCGGATTTTGCAAGAGTTTCCTCATTTGAGTGCAGCAGATTTGGCGAATGCTTGGGCTTATGCTGAGGCACACCCAGAGGAAATTCAAGCTGCGATCGCTAGAAATGAGGAACCCTAAAACATGGCGCGAATTTGCTAGAATCTAACTAATATCAAATCCGAGCGATCGCACTTATGACTATACAAGAATTAGAAACTCAAATCTCAACCTTAAATCTGGCTGATAAAGCTAAACTCATCAGCATCCTAACTCAAACTTTAACCAACGGTTCTCTAGGAATTAAAAAAACTCCTGGTGTGTGCGGAGGCGATGCTTGTATCGGCAATACTCGCATACCAGTTTGGTCACTGGTGTGCGATCGACGTTTAGGTGCTTCCGATGGTATCATCCTAGAATCATTTCCCGATCTAACCGCCGCTGACTTGGTAAATGCGTGGGCTTATGCTGATGCTTACCCAGAGGAAATTGAACAGGCAATTAGAGAAAACGATGAAGTTATGGAAGAAAGCGAGGTTTATTAAAAGTTGGCACGTTTTTACACAGATGAAAACTTTCCGCTAGCAGTGGTAGAATTACTGCGGACTTTGGGTCACGATGTATTAACAGCGAGGGAAGCAGGGAATGCAAATCTTCAAATTCCTGACGAAGATGTGTTAGCTTTTGCTGCGAGCAATTCCCGAACAGTTTTAACGCGAAATCGCCGTCATTTCATGCGATTACACCTTCAAAACTCTGACCATAGTGGTATTGTTGTTTGCACGGAAGACCCAAATTTTGAAAGGCTGGCGACGCGAATTAATGATGCTATTTCTGCGATCGATACTTTAAACGGTAAATTGATTCGAGTTAACCGTCCTTCGACATGAAAAAAAGCCGATCGCCCTTCCCATCCTAAAATCTTACAATTAAATTCCCCATTGCTCCCAAGATTAGGTAAAATTATTGGCGTGTCAGAGGATAAACTATATGCGCTGGGTTCGATATATTGCGATCGCCATTATCAATGGTTTCGGTGTCGTCATCGGTATTATTTGGGTTGCAGTCCCCGCAACAGTGGCTCAACCTTCCCTAAACTACCAACTCGCACTCTCTGGGCGACAGCCAGACGGCGAAAATCCGCAATCCCTTTCGGAACTCTACAAATTGCGCGATCGGCTCAAAGTACAATTAGATAACCTTGCCAAAACTTCCGACAGCGCCCCGTTTCTTGCAGAACTTTGGCAATCAGCAATCCACCGCCAGCAATCCCAAACTCTGACGCAGCAACTCCAAAACGTTCAAATTCAGATTCAAATAGAAGAAAGAGCCAAATATAATTGGGACGATGCTGCTAAATTAGCCGCCCAAGCAGTCGAAATTGGACGCACTTCTAATCCTTCTTCTGCTACTTGGGAACAGTCCCAGCGCCTGTGGCAGTTGGCTATCAATACGCTGCGACTCATTCCTCACGATTCTTTTTTGGCTGATGGGGCGATCGACAAAACCATCGAATACCAAGGAAACCTCAGTGCCGCTACCTATGAAATGCAAGTTGCACGTTCTGTTGAGAAAGTTAGAGCCGAGGAAGAAGAGATAAGAGAGCGAGCCCGCCAAGAGCAAGAGAAAAAAGAATTTGCTCGTCGAGAAAGAGAGCGAAAAGAGCAAGAGAAAAAAGACCGGGCTAGAAAAGAACTTGAAAGGCAAGAATTTGAGAGGCAAGAATTAGCCAGAAAAAAAATAGAAAGGCAAGAATTAGCCAGGAAAGAAATAGAAAGGCAAGAATTTGAGAGGCAAGAATTAGCCAGGAAAGAAATAGAAAGGCAAGAATTTGAGAGGCAAGAATTAGCCAGGAAAGAAATAGAAAGGCAAGAATTAGCCAGGAAAGAAGTTGAAAGACAAGAACTTGAAAGGCAAGAATTAGCCAGAAAAGAACTTGAAAGGCAAGAGTTAGAGAGAAATCAGCAAGCAACTCCTCAACCAACTCCTGAATCAACTGCAATACCAACTCCCGCCCTAGTTACGGCCGCCGCGTCGCCGTCGAACTT of Oscillatoria nigro-viridis PCC 7112 contains these proteins:
- a CDS encoding DUF433 domain-containing protein, translating into MTIQELETQISTLNLADKAKLISILTQTLTNGSLGIKKTPGVCGGDACIGNTRIPVWSLVCDRRLGASDGIILESFPDLTAADLVNAWAYADAYPEEIEQAIRENDEVMEESEVY
- a CDS encoding DUF5615 family PIN-like protein; the protein is MARFYTDENFPLAVVELLRTLGHDVLTAREAGNANLQIPDEDVLAFAASNSRTVLTRNRRHFMRLHLQNSDHSGIVVCTEDPNFERLATRINDAISAIDTLNGKLIRVNRPST
- a CDS encoding type II toxin-antitoxin system HicB family antitoxin, which encodes MKSTQQFTAIIEREGDGYVSLCPELDIASQGDNIEAARRNLIEALELFFETADPSEVKNRLHSEFFVTRVEVSVG
- a CDS encoding DUF433 domain-containing protein — translated: MTMKELEKKLLALTPSEKSQAIQLLVESLSNTWQGIEKTQGVCGGDARIAKTRIPIWSLVNYRIMGANDVRILQEFPHLSAADLANAWAYAEAHPEEIQAAIARNEEP